A single window of Armatimonadota bacterium DNA harbors:
- a CDS encoding DNA-directed RNA polymerase subunit alpha produces MWELTKPRVEYVELSDTYARLVVEPLERGFGTTLGNALRRVLLSSIPGAAVTSVKIEGVLHEFSTIPGVVEDVTQIILNLKELAVRLHTDKPKLLRLEVRGKREVTARDFQPDAEVEILNPDLLIATIDRKDARLAMEVVVERGKGYAPAEKHRRSEHVIGVIPVDSVFSPVQKANFVVEDARVSHGGEMERLVLEVWTNGAVRPDEAITEATRILIDHFRLIGGMTEQGAVQEGAVRDPELQKLLNTPIEELDLSVRPYNCLKRANIHTIGDLIQRTEEEIMSVKNFGKKSLDEVVEKLARLGLSLRRKGEEARA; encoded by the coding sequence CTGTGGGAACTCACAAAGCCGCGGGTGGAGTACGTGGAGCTCTCCGACACGTACGCCCGGCTGGTGGTGGAGCCCCTCGAGCGGGGGTTCGGCACCACCCTGGGCAACGCCCTCCGCCGGGTTCTCTTGAGCTCCATCCCGGGAGCCGCGGTCACCTCCGTGAAGATCGAGGGCGTGCTGCACGAGTTCAGCACCATTCCCGGCGTGGTGGAGGATGTTACCCAGATCATCCTGAACCTCAAGGAGCTGGCCGTGCGGCTGCACACGGACAAGCCGAAGCTCCTGCGTCTGGAAGTCCGTGGCAAGCGCGAGGTGACGGCCCGGGACTTCCAACCGGACGCGGAGGTGGAGATCCTGAACCCGGACCTCCTCATCGCCACCATCGACCGGAAGGACGCCCGGCTCGCCATGGAGGTGGTGGTGGAGCGGGGCAAGGGCTATGCACCTGCGGAGAAGCACCGTCGGAGCGAGCATGTGATCGGCGTCATTCCCGTGGACTCCGTCTTCTCTCCCGTGCAGAAGGCGAACTTCGTGGTGGAGGATGCGCGGGTGTCCCACGGCGGGGAGATGGAACGGCTGGTGCTGGAGGTGTGGACCAACGGGGCCGTGCGCCCGGACGAGGCCATCACGGAGGCCACCCGCATCCTCATCGACCACTTCCGCCTCATCGGCGGTATGACGGAGCAGGGGGCGGTGCAGGAGGGTGCGGTGCGGGATCCTGAACTCCAGAAGCTCCTCAACACGCCCATCGAGGAGCTGGACCTCTCTGTCCGGCCCTACAACTGCCTCAAGCGGGCCAACATCCATACCATCGGGGATCTCATCCAGCGTACGGAAGAGGAGATCATGAGCGTGAAGAACTTCGGAAAGAAGTCCCTGGACGAGGTGGTGGAGAAGCTGGCGAGGCTGGGCCTGTCCCTGCGCAGGAAGGGCGAGGAGGCCCGGGCGTAG
- the rplQ gene encoding 50S ribosomal protein L17, with protein sequence MKGRKLGRDTGERRALFRDLVTALFKHGRIHTTEAKAKEAKKIADKLIALAQEGTLHSRRQVARLILDKEALRKLFREIAPRYERGRGGYTRIIKDLPRRGDAAPMAYLELLEK encoded by the coding sequence GTGAAGGGACGCAAACTGGGACGGGACACGGGGGAACGGCGGGCGCTGTTCCGGGATCTCGTGACCGCCCTGTTCAAGCACGGACGCATCCATACCACGGAGGCGAAGGCGAAGGAGGCGAAGAAGATCGCGGACAAGCTCATCGCCCTCGCCCAGGAGGGCACCCTCCACAGCCGGCGACAGGTGGCTCGTCTCATCCTGGACAAAGAGGCCTTGCGCAAGCTCTTCCGGGAGATCGCTCCCCGGTACGAGCGAGGGCGAGGGGGGTATACCCGCATCATCAAGGATCTGCCCCGCCGGGGGGACGCTGCTCCCATGGCGTATCTGGAGCTCCTGGAGAAGTAG
- a CDS encoding energy-coupling factor transporter ATPase, which yields MGNSGDVLIQLRDVSYVYRKGTPEEVRALDRVNLTIRAGEFVALVGANGSGKSTLARLLNALQLPTEGEVWVAGMDTRDPRHLWEIRRRVGMVFQNPDNQIVATAVEEDVAFGPENLGLPPEEIARRVEWALQVVGMVEHRHREPHLLSGGQKQRVAIAGVLAMRPEVLVLDEATTMLDPQGRREVLETVQRLRGERITVLLITHDMDEAALAERVVVLSRGRVALDGPPTEVFRRPDQLRALSLDLPEVASLAYCLQRRGVRFPSLPLTPEALSQEILRVREGVR from the coding sequence GTGGGGAATTCCGGGGACGTCCTCATCCAGCTGCGCGACGTCTCCTACGTCTACCGAAAGGGAACACCCGAGGAAGTCCGCGCCCTCGACCGCGTCAACCTCACCATCCGGGCCGGGGAGTTCGTGGCCCTGGTGGGTGCGAACGGCTCCGGGAAGTCCACCCTAGCGCGACTGCTCAACGCACTCCAGCTGCCCACGGAGGGAGAGGTGTGGGTGGCGGGGATGGATACCCGGGACCCCCGCCATCTCTGGGAGATCCGGCGGCGGGTGGGTATGGTTTTCCAGAACCCCGACAACCAGATCGTGGCCACGGCGGTGGAGGAAGATGTGGCCTTCGGCCCTGAGAACCTGGGGCTTCCCCCCGAGGAGATCGCCCGTCGGGTGGAGTGGGCGCTGCAGGTGGTGGGCATGGTGGAGCACCGCCACCGGGAGCCGCATCTCCTCTCCGGAGGCCAGAAGCAGCGGGTGGCCATCGCGGGGGTGCTGGCCATGCGGCCCGAGGTCCTGGTCCTCGACGAGGCCACCACCATGCTGGATCCTCAGGGCCGCCGGGAGGTGCTGGAGACCGTGCAGCGGCTGCGGGGAGAGCGCATCACCGTCCTTCTCATCACCCACGACATGGACGAGGCCGCCTTGGCCGAGCGGGTGGTGGTGCTCTCCCGGGGGAGGGTCGCACTGGACGGGCCTCCGACGGAGGTGTTCCGTAGGCCCGATCAACTGCGGGCCCTGAGCCTGGACCTCCCGGAGGTCGCCTCCCTCGCCTACTGCCTGCAACGCCGGGGGGTGCGGTTTCCCTCCCTGCCCCTCACCCCCGAAGCCCTGAGTCAGGAGATCCTCCGGGTCCGGGAGGGGGTGCGGTGA
- a CDS encoding energy-coupling factor transporter ATPase, translating into MNEGALLACQELTHVYLAGTPLASVALRGISLAIHRGESVGILGPTGSGKSTLVQIFAGLVRPTGGRVWVGGVELWTRGVNLKQVRRRIGLVFQYPEHQLFEETVFEDVAFGPRNLGLGPEEVAERVEEALALVGLPPEDFRNRSPFSLSGGEMRRVAIAGVLAMRPEVLILDEPTAGLDPQGRRTLLELIRKLRADRPDLTVVLVSHRMDDVARVCERGVVLHQGRVYLDAPVRDAFREAARLREIGLDVPRVTDVLLRLRAAGLPVRTDRLTVEEACAEIVRALRS; encoded by the coding sequence GTGAACGAGGGAGCCCTCCTCGCGTGCCAGGAGCTCACCCACGTCTACCTTGCGGGTACGCCGCTTGCCTCCGTGGCTCTGCGAGGCATCAGCCTCGCCATTCACCGGGGGGAATCCGTAGGAATCCTGGGACCTACAGGTTCAGGCAAATCCACCCTGGTGCAGATCTTCGCGGGCCTGGTGCGACCCACAGGCGGACGGGTGTGGGTGGGGGGGGTGGAGCTCTGGACCCGGGGGGTGAACCTGAAACAGGTCCGACGGCGCATCGGACTCGTCTTCCAGTACCCCGAGCACCAGCTCTTCGAGGAAACCGTGTTCGAGGACGTGGCCTTCGGCCCCCGCAACCTGGGTCTGGGACCCGAGGAGGTGGCGGAGCGGGTGGAGGAGGCCCTGGCGTTGGTGGGTCTCCCGCCGGAGGATTTCCGAAACCGGTCGCCCTTCTCCCTCTCCGGGGGCGAGATGCGAAGGGTGGCCATCGCGGGGGTGCTGGCCATGCGGCCCGAGGTCCTGATCCTCGACGAGCCCACCGCGGGCCTGGATCCGCAGGGGCGGCGGACGCTGTTGGAGCTCATCCGGAAGCTGCGCGCGGATCGCCCGGACCTCACCGTGGTGCTCGTCTCCCACCGCATGGACGACGTGGCCCGGGTGTGTGAGCGGGGGGTGGTACTCCACCAGGGCCGGGTCTACCTGGACGCGCCCGTGCGGGACGCCTTTCGCGAAGCCGCGCGCCTGCGGGAGATCGGCCTGGATGTGCCCCGGGTCACGGATGTGCTCCTGCGCTTGCGGGCCGCGGGCTTGCCCGTGCGCACAGACCGCCTCACCGTGGAGGAGGCCTGCGCGGAAATCGTGCGGGCCCTGCGGAGCTAA
- a CDS encoding energy-coupling factor transporter transmembrane protein EcfT, producing MELLRSLSIGQYIPRDSPVHRLDPRTKLLATTVFMVALFLVRGFWGFAVFAAFLGATLALAQIPIGFALRSLRPVLLLLLLALVLQLFFGTPEGGTVLVRLGPLVATREGLVQGLFVTARLVLLIVGTSLLTYTTSPVAIADGLERLLNPFRRVGVPAHELAMMMTIALRFIPTLVEETEKIIKAQTSRGADFESGGPLRRARALLPVLIPLFVSAFRRAEELALAMEARCYRGGEGRTRMKQLRYTSRDAVAAAAVAAVSTLGFVFGRL from the coding sequence GTGGAGCTCCTGCGCTCCCTCTCCATCGGTCAGTACATCCCCCGGGACTCCCCCGTGCACCGGCTCGATCCCCGCACCAAGCTCCTGGCCACCACCGTCTTCATGGTGGCGCTCTTCCTCGTCCGGGGCTTCTGGGGGTTCGCGGTGTTCGCGGCCTTTCTCGGTGCCACGCTCGCCCTCGCCCAGATCCCGATCGGGTTCGCGCTCCGGAGCCTGCGCCCGGTCCTCCTCCTGCTCCTCCTCGCCCTCGTGCTCCAGCTGTTCTTCGGAACCCCCGAGGGCGGAACGGTGTTGGTGCGGCTGGGACCGCTGGTGGCCACCCGCGAGGGCTTGGTCCAGGGACTGTTTGTGACCGCGCGCCTGGTCCTCCTCATCGTGGGTACCTCCCTGCTCACCTACACCACCTCCCCGGTCGCCATCGCGGACGGATTGGAGCGCCTGCTGAACCCCTTCCGGCGGGTCGGGGTTCCCGCACACGAACTCGCCATGATGATGACCATCGCCCTCCGGTTCATCCCCACCCTGGTGGAGGAGACGGAGAAGATCATCAAGGCCCAGACAAGCCGGGGTGCGGACTTCGAATCCGGAGGGCCCCTCCGGCGGGCCCGCGCCCTCCTGCCGGTGCTGATTCCGCTTTTCGTGAGTGCCTTCCGACGGGCGGAGGAGCTGGCACTCGCCATGGAGGCCCGGTGCTACCGGGGTGGGGAAGGCCGCACCCGCATGAAGCAGCTGCGCTACACCTCCCGCGATGCCGTGGCCGCCGCCGCGGTGGCCGCGGTGAGTACCCTGGGTTTCGTGTTCGGCCGCCTCTAG
- a CDS encoding ATP-binding protein — protein sequence MEIRIQPEARSPEVGIPDGGVVLGTLDATPLEFWIGVQEGGVVQLDDLVVAETRLPDGQRVRFYGVVDQVRKRYEGTYYDNDAFRVTDGMLPADVSYAAHVQVTRIDPEVFIPPSPGDRARVVRGEEFQRALYFDTFSRRIPIGLTRTGEPVYANLEFLDGTRGAHVSISGVSGVATKTSYATFLLYALFHSGALGMDATNAKALVFNVKGEDLLWLDHPNARMDEAARAEYARLDLPVGPFRSVAFYAPARRHSHIPIPDVGSRSTGVRPYLWTLREFCREGLLRFCFAEAEDARAQVSFVVARVENHLRRLAEQGDPDDPGLSVEERRLRTFRDLVDYLDTPVLDSWVSVAPGTLDAFRRRLHAAADRMGHLVRGDREAMGWRIDWQAQQVTVVDLHTLPAQAQMFVVGVLLKRMMEEKERQGTARPLVFVVLDELNKYAPREGTSPIRDVLLDIAERGRSLGVSLFGCQQTASEVERRVLANAALKVVGRLDPAEAERGEYGWLTRTARLRAQLLQPGTMIVSQPDIPTPLLVRFPFPAWATRQSEAALPEDEDPFARL from the coding sequence GTGGAGATTCGGATTCAGCCGGAAGCTCGATCCCCTGAGGTGGGTATCCCGGACGGCGGCGTGGTCCTGGGGACCCTGGATGCCACCCCGTTAGAGTTCTGGATCGGCGTGCAGGAAGGGGGGGTGGTGCAGCTGGACGACCTGGTGGTGGCGGAGACCCGGCTCCCCGACGGGCAACGGGTTCGGTTCTATGGGGTGGTGGACCAGGTCCGCAAGCGCTACGAGGGCACTTACTACGACAACGACGCCTTCCGGGTTACGGACGGGATGTTGCCCGCAGACGTCTCCTATGCGGCCCACGTGCAGGTCACCCGCATCGATCCCGAGGTGTTCATTCCGCCCTCCCCCGGAGATCGGGCTCGGGTGGTGCGGGGGGAGGAGTTCCAGCGGGCCCTGTACTTCGACACCTTCTCCCGCAGGATTCCCATCGGCCTCACCCGCACGGGGGAACCCGTCTATGCAAACCTGGAGTTCCTGGACGGCACTCGGGGGGCTCACGTCTCCATCAGCGGGGTCTCGGGCGTGGCCACGAAGACCAGTTATGCCACCTTCCTCCTCTATGCCCTCTTCCACTCCGGTGCTCTCGGGATGGACGCCACCAATGCGAAGGCCCTGGTCTTCAACGTCAAAGGCGAGGACCTCCTGTGGTTGGACCACCCCAACGCCCGGATGGACGAGGCGGCCCGCGCGGAATACGCCCGTCTGGACCTCCCCGTGGGCCCCTTCCGCAGCGTGGCCTTCTACGCTCCTGCCAGACGCCACTCCCACATCCCCATCCCGGACGTGGGAAGCCGCAGCACCGGTGTGCGGCCGTATCTCTGGACCCTCCGGGAGTTCTGCCGGGAGGGACTGCTGCGGTTCTGCTTCGCGGAGGCGGAAGATGCCCGGGCCCAGGTGTCCTTCGTGGTGGCCCGGGTGGAGAATCATTTGCGCCGTCTGGCGGAGCAGGGCGATCCCGACGATCCCGGCCTCTCGGTGGAGGAGCGACGGCTCCGCACCTTTCGGGACCTCGTGGACTACCTGGATACCCCAGTTCTGGACAGCTGGGTTTCTGTGGCACCCGGAACTCTGGATGCCTTTCGCCGGCGCCTCCATGCCGCCGCGGACCGCATGGGACACCTCGTGCGGGGAGACCGGGAGGCAATGGGGTGGCGCATCGACTGGCAGGCGCAGCAGGTCACCGTGGTGGATCTGCACACCCTTCCCGCCCAGGCCCAGATGTTCGTGGTGGGGGTGCTCCTCAAGCGCATGATGGAGGAAAAGGAACGGCAGGGGACGGCGCGGCCCCTCGTGTTCGTGGTCCTGGATGAGCTCAACAAGTACGCGCCCCGGGAGGGCACCAGCCCCATCCGGGATGTGCTGCTGGACATCGCGGAGCGGGGCCGGTCGTTGGGGGTTTCCCTATTCGGCTGCCAGCAGACCGCGAGCGAGGTGGAGCGACGTGTCCTCGCGAACGCGGCCCTCAAGGTGGTGGGCCGCCTGGATCCCGCGGAGGCGGAGCGGGGCGAGTACGGTTGGCTCACCCGCACCGCCCGGCTGCGGGCGCAGCTGCTACAGCCCGGAACCATGATCGTCTCTCAGCCCGACATCCCCACCCCGTTGCTGGTGCGCTTCCCCTTCCCCGCCTGGGCCACCCGGCAGAGCGAGGCGGCGCTGCCGGAGGACGAGGATCCCTTCGCGCGCCTGTAG
- a CDS encoding exonuclease SbcCD subunit D — translation MRIVHTSDWHAGRLWRQVNRLPELATALEDLADFLEREQVDVLLMSGDVFDSPLPPAEAEKVVFEFFKRIGIAGVQSVVVAGNHDSPVRLQAWGTLAELVHVRAVGRPLRAEEGGVLELVTRSGERAVVAAVPFAPPGAFVRALDLAGTDTQVHQRYAHHLQRIVEHLCGRFRPDAVNLLVAHAFVEGAVLSGSEREVHVGEAWAATPQTLPPQAHYVALGHVHRPQRIPASPAPAEYAGSVLQLDFNERGEEKSFVFLPEVVPGRPVRPERIPYRGGKPLLEVRGSLEELERRASDLRGRGWIRVTVPLRAPDPDIGAKVRRILPEAVVVRVELPETGHTPSAPERRHLSPLELYRWFHRARYGTEPSEALMAAFERFRERAEEATCGR, via the coding sequence ATGCGCATCGTCCACACCAGCGACTGGCACGCGGGCCGGCTGTGGCGACAGGTGAACCGGCTCCCGGAGCTCGCCACCGCCCTGGAGGATCTCGCGGACTTCCTCGAGCGGGAGCAGGTGGATGTCCTCCTCATGTCCGGGGACGTTTTCGATTCTCCCCTTCCACCCGCGGAGGCGGAGAAGGTGGTCTTCGAGTTCTTCAAGCGCATCGGGATCGCTGGGGTGCAGAGCGTGGTGGTGGCAGGGAACCACGACAGCCCCGTGCGGCTTCAGGCGTGGGGGACCCTCGCGGAACTCGTCCACGTGCGGGCCGTGGGCCGGCCCCTGCGGGCGGAGGAGGGCGGGGTGTTGGAGCTCGTGACCCGATCCGGGGAGCGGGCGGTGGTGGCCGCGGTGCCCTTTGCCCCCCCGGGGGCCTTCGTGCGGGCCCTGGATCTCGCGGGGACCGACACCCAGGTCCACCAGCGGTACGCACACCACCTCCAACGCATCGTGGAACACCTCTGCGGGCGCTTCCGGCCGGACGCGGTGAACCTCCTCGTGGCCCACGCCTTCGTGGAGGGCGCGGTGCTCTCGGGGTCCGAGCGGGAGGTGCACGTGGGCGAGGCATGGGCTGCCACGCCCCAGACCCTCCCTCCCCAGGCCCACTACGTGGCCCTGGGCCATGTGCACCGCCCCCAGCGGATCCCCGCCTCCCCTGCGCCTGCGGAGTACGCGGGAAGTGTGCTGCAGCTGGACTTCAACGAGAGGGGGGAGGAGAAGTCCTTCGTCTTCCTCCCGGAGGTGGTTCCGGGTCGGCCCGTGCGTCCTGAACGCATCCCCTACCGGGGAGGAAAACCTCTCCTGGAGGTGCGGGGCAGCTTGGAGGAACTGGAGCGCCGGGCCTCAGACCTCCGGGGGAGGGGGTGGATCCGGGTGACCGTGCCCCTTCGCGCTCCGGATCCCGACATCGGGGCCAAGGTGCGCCGGATCCTTCCGGAGGCCGTGGTGGTGCGGGTGGAGCTCCCGGAGACAGGGCACACGCCCTCAGCTCCGGAGCGCCGCCACCTGAGCCCGCTGGAGCTCTACCGGTGGTTCCATCGCGCCCGGTACGGCACGGAACCCTCGGAGGCCCTGATGGCTGCCTTCGAGCGGTTTCGGGAGCGGGCGGAGGAGGCCACGTGCGGCCGCTGA
- a CDS encoding DGQHR domain-containing protein, with the protein MLATQIRQKDGVFYFVAYPAEDLLSRVRFMSRYYGEGEQIAPEPPGEEDEIAQFIARIERSDRAFQRELSRRKVRDIKNFYETAGEQPPIPGTILLFTPEHLRFEPLDRYETVGDLQEPLGKYLIIDGQHRLAALEFYRRERPEEAKTIYVPCVIFDGRSEDFAAEMFVIINATPTRINKSHLVELYERVHWWQATPEKKFAARIVRMLYEEPSSPLRYRINRPGGRSRQEKWILQAELFNELHRWVRRIWSQIQARGLRAEDYYGILRDFLKAAERVWGEAWGNPNYMVTRPVTLKAMIRACADLAAQDAEPEEGRVDRWEERLAPWADLRRMFRADGFYERFPAKGQVERTGRIHRELCRVAEIALTIHDRRGRG; encoded by the coding sequence ATGCTGGCGACCCAGATCCGTCAGAAGGACGGGGTCTTCTACTTCGTGGCGTACCCCGCGGAGGACCTGCTGAGCAGGGTTCGGTTCATGAGCCGGTACTACGGGGAAGGGGAGCAGATCGCGCCGGAGCCCCCGGGGGAGGAGGACGAGATCGCCCAGTTCATCGCCCGCATCGAGCGCAGCGACCGTGCCTTCCAGCGGGAGCTGTCGCGCCGCAAGGTCCGGGACATCAAGAACTTCTACGAGACCGCGGGCGAGCAACCGCCCATTCCAGGGACCATCCTCCTGTTCACCCCGGAGCACCTGCGCTTTGAGCCCCTGGACCGCTACGAGACCGTGGGGGACCTGCAGGAGCCGCTCGGAAAGTATCTCATCATCGACGGCCAGCACCGGCTCGCGGCCCTGGAGTTCTACCGACGGGAGCGGCCGGAGGAGGCCAAGACCATCTACGTGCCCTGCGTCATCTTCGACGGCCGCAGCGAGGACTTCGCCGCGGAGATGTTCGTCATCATCAACGCCACCCCCACCCGCATCAACAAGAGCCACCTGGTGGAGCTGTACGAGCGGGTGCACTGGTGGCAGGCCACCCCGGAGAAGAAGTTCGCGGCCCGCATCGTCCGTATGCTGTACGAGGAGCCCTCGAGCCCCCTCCGCTACCGGATCAACCGCCCGGGCGGCCGGAGCCGGCAGGAGAAGTGGATCCTGCAGGCGGAGCTGTTCAACGAGCTGCACCGGTGGGTCCGGCGCATCTGGTCGCAGATCCAGGCGCGCGGCCTCCGGGCGGAGGACTACTACGGGATCCTGCGGGACTTCCTGAAGGCGGCGGAGCGGGTGTGGGGAGAGGCGTGGGGCAACCCCAACTACATGGTGACCCGTCCCGTAACCCTCAAGGCCATGATCCGGGCCTGCGCGGATCTGGCCGCACAGGATGCGGAGCCGGAGGAAGGACGGGTGGATCGGTGGGAGGAGCGCCTGGCCCCCTGGGCCGATCTGCGGCGGATGTTCCGGGCGGACGGCTTCTACGAGCGCTTCCCCGCCAAGGGGCAGGTGGAGCGCACCGGCCGCATCCACCGGGAGCTGTGTCGGGTGGCGGAAATTGCTCTCACCATCCACGACCGCCGGGGACGGGGATAG
- a CDS encoding aminomethyl transferase family protein, which produces MAEPRKPRNLQELIDSAPNLVDYLFRNPKGALFRFISYAMPSPYVSPEFTNWRDEQRSWWESVGLSDQSFHMTNLWVRGPDAFRFLEHLAVNSFQGYAPGRAKQFIACSPDGYFVGDAVLYYLAPETFVLVGVDTTMNWVQYHAEVGGYEVRIERDPLFSDNPTGRRTLYRFELEGPKATPLMEKLVGGPLPEIRFFHFTDLSIAGCRVWVLRHSMTGSPGFELSGPWEDRERVLQAILEAGKEFGLRRVGSLAYFTNALESGWIAGPLPAIYTGDALRPYREWLPVTAPEATGAIGGSFYSPNIEDYYLTPYDLGYGHIVKFDHDFVGRKSLERLAERPHLQKVTLVWEAEDVLELVRRSLLLEEGTPAKHLDLPVGMYARWKYDRVENGRGERIGISQWTGYVANERAVLSLAMVDPAYAEPGTEVVVVWGEDGGGARSGPWIERHEPMPVRATVAPVPISRVAREYWAVVKARR; this is translated from the coding sequence ATGGCAGAACCACGGAAACCGCGGAACCTGCAGGAACTCATCGACTCGGCGCCGAACCTCGTGGACTACCTCTTCCGCAACCCCAAGGGGGCTCTCTTCCGGTTCATCTCCTACGCGATGCCGTCCCCCTATGTTTCTCCGGAGTTCACGAACTGGCGGGACGAACAACGGTCCTGGTGGGAGTCCGTGGGGCTCTCGGACCAATCCTTCCACATGACGAACCTCTGGGTGCGGGGCCCGGACGCCTTCCGGTTTCTCGAGCATCTGGCGGTGAACAGCTTCCAAGGATATGCGCCCGGGCGGGCCAAGCAGTTCATCGCGTGCTCTCCGGATGGGTACTTCGTGGGCGATGCCGTGCTGTACTACCTGGCACCGGAGACCTTCGTACTGGTGGGGGTGGACACCACCATGAACTGGGTCCAGTATCACGCGGAGGTAGGGGGATATGAGGTACGGATCGAACGGGATCCGCTGTTCTCGGATAACCCCACGGGGCGCCGCACGCTGTACCGCTTCGAGCTGGAGGGGCCCAAGGCCACGCCGCTGATGGAGAAGCTGGTGGGCGGACCGCTGCCAGAGATCCGGTTCTTCCACTTCACGGACCTCTCCATTGCGGGATGTCGGGTGTGGGTGCTGCGGCACAGCATGACAGGCTCCCCGGGGTTTGAACTCAGTGGCCCGTGGGAGGACCGGGAGCGGGTGCTGCAGGCCATCCTCGAGGCGGGAAAGGAATTCGGGCTCCGGCGGGTGGGATCCCTGGCGTATTTCACCAACGCCCTGGAATCCGGATGGATCGCGGGACCCCTTCCGGCCATCTACACGGGGGATGCGCTGCGTCCGTACCGGGAGTGGCTTCCGGTGACCGCTCCGGAGGCCACGGGGGCCATCGGCGGGAGTTTCTACTCGCCCAACATCGAGGACTATTACCTCACGCCGTACGATCTCGGCTACGGGCACATTGTAAAGTTCGACCACGACTTCGTCGGTCGCAAGAGCCTGGAGCGCCTGGCGGAGCGTCCGCACCTACAGAAGGTGACCCTGGTGTGGGAGGCGGAGGACGTCCTGGAGCTGGTGCGGCGGAGTCTGTTGTTGGAGGAGGGAACACCGGCGAAGCACTTGGATCTGCCGGTGGGCATGTATGCCCGGTGGAAGTACGACCGGGTGGAGAACGGTCGAGGGGAACGCATCGGGATCTCGCAGTGGACGGGGTACGTAGCGAACGAGCGGGCAGTGCTCTCGCTGGCCATGGTGGACCCGGCCTATGCGGAGCCGGGCACGGAGGTGGTGGTGGTGTGGGGGGAGGATGGAGGGGGTGCCCGGAGCGGGCCATGGATCGAACGGCACGAGCCCATGCCTGTACGGGCCACGGTGGCCCCGGTGCCCATCAGCCGGGTGGCCCGGGAGTACTGGGCGGTGGTGAAAGCAAGGCGCTGA
- a CDS encoding alcohol dehydrogenase catalytic domain-containing protein produces the protein MADLVRAAVLVSPGALEIRRFPRPKIGPDEGLLRIERCGICGSDVEMIRGEHQRPPCIPGHEVLGIVEEVGERAAQRWGVQVGDRVAVEIIVPCRFCELCLTGRYMFCRNRPGSYGGNTPITREPPLWGGYAEYLYLHPNAILHKVDRTLPADVAVMFNPLGAGVRWVLHLGGVTAGDTVLILGPGQRGLMSVIAAKMAGAGTIIVTGLARDAHKLELAKELGADYVINVETEDTVERVREITNGMGADVVLDVTPMAHQPVQDAIECVRHGGRVVLAGLKGRKPLSIVTDAIIGKGATVIGAYGVDARAYIEAIKIIESRRFPLERLHTHTFGLEEARRAIDVLAGDVPREQAVHVSIDPSR, from the coding sequence ATGGCAGATCTCGTGCGCGCGGCGGTACTGGTAAGCCCTGGGGCGCTTGAGATCCGCAGATTTCCCCGTCCGAAGATCGGGCCGGACGAGGGGCTTCTGCGAATCGAGCGCTGTGGCATCTGCGGCAGCGACGTGGAGATGATCCGTGGGGAACACCAACGCCCCCCCTGCATCCCCGGGCATGAGGTGCTCGGTATCGTCGAGGAGGTGGGCGAGCGCGCGGCCCAGCGCTGGGGGGTGCAGGTCGGTGACCGGGTCGCGGTGGAGATCATCGTCCCCTGCCGTTTCTGCGAGCTGTGCCTCACGGGACGCTATATGTTCTGCCGGAACCGGCCGGGCAGCTACGGAGGCAACACCCCGATCACACGGGAGCCGCCGCTGTGGGGAGGGTACGCGGAGTACCTGTACCTGCACCCAAACGCAATCCTCCACAAAGTTGATCGGACCCTGCCCGCGGACGTTGCGGTCATGTTCAACCCATTGGGCGCGGGAGTACGCTGGGTGCTCCACTTAGGTGGCGTCACGGCGGGCGATACGGTATTGATCCTGGGTCCGGGACAGAGAGGGTTGATGTCCGTCATCGCGGCGAAGATGGCTGGTGCCGGCACCATCATCGTGACGGGGCTGGCGCGGGACGCCCATAAGCTGGAACTCGCAAAGGAGCTGGGCGCTGATTACGTGATCAATGTGGAGACAGAGGATACCGTCGAGCGTGTGCGCGAGATCACGAACGGTATGGGCGCGGACGTCGTCCTGGACGTGACCCCTATGGCGCACCAGCCCGTGCAGGACGCCATCGAGTGTGTGCGCCATGGGGGACGTGTGGTACTGGCCGGACTGAAAGGACGCAAGCCCCTCTCTATCGTCACAGACGCGATCATCGGGAAAGGGGCGACCGTGATCGGCGCTTACGGGGTGGATGCCCGCGCGTACATAGAGGCCATTAAGATCATCGAGTCACGTCGATTCCCGCTAGAGAGATTGCACACGCACACCTTCGGGTTAGAGGAAGCCAGGCGGGCGATCGACGTCCTTGCAGGCGATGTTCCTAGAGAGCAGGCGGTGCACGTAAGCATTGACCCGAGCAGATAG